The genome window TCAGAGGTTAaatgtatagtaccagtcaaaagtctggatacacctactcattcaagggttttctttatttttactattttctacattgtagaataatagtgaagacatcacaactataaaataacacatatggaaccatgtactaaccaaaaacaaataaaaatatattttagagtcttcaaagtagccaccctttgccttgatgacagctttgcacactcttggcattctctcaaccagcttcacctggaatgcttttccaacagtcttgaaggagttcccacatatgctgagcacttgtttcctgcttttccttcactctgcggtccagctcatcccaaaccatctcaattgggttgaggttgggtaattgtggaggccagcttatctgatgcagcactccatcattctctttcttgttcaaatagcccttacacagcctgaaggtgtgttgggtcattgtcctgttgaaaaacatatgatagtcccactaagcgcaaaccagataggatggcatatcggcgtatcgctgcagaatgctgtggtagccatgctggttaagtgtgccttgaattctaaagaaatcacagacagtgtcaccagcaaagcacccccacaccatcacacctcctcctccatgcttcacggtgggaaacacacatgtggagatgatctgttcacctactctgcgtctcacaaagacatgacaAAGACaaatcaaaaatttggactcaaAGGATacttttccaccggtctaatatccattgcctggtttcttggccaaagcaagtcccttcttcttattggtgtcctttagtaatggtttctttgcagcaattcatgCATGAAagtctgattcacgcagtctcatgtgtctgttacttgaactctgtgaagcatttatttgtgctgcaatttctgaggctggcaactctaatgaacttatcctttgcagcagaggtcaccctaggtcttcctttcctgtggcagtcctcatgagaaccaatttcatcatagcgattgatggtttttgcgactgcacttgaagaaactttcaaagttcttgaaatcttccgcattgactgaccttcattttTTAAACCTTtcttcaactaggcaagtcagttaagaacaaattcttatttacaatgacggcctaccagggaacagtgggttaactgccttgttcaggggcaggacgacagatttttaccttatcagctcggggattcaatccagcaacctttcggttactggcccaatgctaggctacctgccgccccaaaataatgatggactgttgtttctctttgctcatttgagctgttcttgccataatatggacttggtcgtttaccaaatagggctatcttctgtataccacccctaccttcacaacacaactgattgactcaaacgcattaagaaggaaagacattccacaaattagcttttaacaaggcacacctgttaacctgtttgggctgcagcccgacgccggtacacttatgacaacatccagctcaagtgcagggcgcgaaattcaaaagatatttttttaaatatttaactttcacacattaacaagtccaatacagcatatgaaaggtaaacatcttgtgaatcaagccaacatgtccgatttttaaaatgttttacagggaagacaaaatatgtaaatctattagctaaccacgttagcaaaagacaacacttttcttactccatcagtttttactccatcagtagctatcacaaattcgaccaaataaagatataaatagccactaaccaagaaacaacctcatcagatgacagtctgataacatatttattgtatagcatatgtttttttcgaaaatgtgcatatttcaggtataaatcatagtttacatttcagctacaatcagaaattgcaccgaaagcagccataatatttacagacaccaacgtcaaatacctaattactcatcataaaacatttctgaaaaatacatagtgtacagcaattgaaagacaggcatcttgtgattccagacaatatttccgatttatcaagtgttttacagcgaaaacacaatatagcgttatattagcgtagccacaatagccagaaacacttggGCGCCGACGACCAGTttacatgcacgacagatattagaaatagcatcataaaatgtttcttacttttggtgatcttccgtcagaatgttggacaaggtgtcctttgtccagaatagtCGTTGTTTGGATCTGGAACGGCAAATTTCTCTCTTCATTTAGCATGGGCACTTGCCAAGTGGCACGGATCTGtccaacgtcaacaaagtcagagaacggaacacggcaaaactcccgaaaaaatgtcaataatctgattaaactatattgaaaaaacatactttacgatgatatggtcacatgtatcaaataaaatctaaaccGGAGATGTTAGTCGTCCATAACGACAGCTAAACAGAAGGCAAATCCATGTCCCCTTCCGcgcgctacagaaacaggaaatggacggtcacgtcaTACAAAGAGCTTTAATTCCACCTCAGATCAAGATAAACACGAAATTTCTTCTCTCACCGCCtcttgacaaccaggggaaggtgtatgaagtgtaCGTAGACtcttacgtatcatgcccatgtaTAGGCAGGAAGTTGAACATAGCATCGATTTCTGacattccacttcctggtcaggaaaagtgctgcagaattagttctgtttcactcagagaaataattcaaacggttttagaaactagagagtgttttctatccaatagtaataataatatgcatattgtacgagcaagaattgagtacgaggccgtttgaaatgggcacatttTATCTGTTCtactcaatacgccccctgcagcccaaacatgttaattgaaattccttccaggtgactacctcatgaagctggttgagagaatgtcaagagtgtgcaaagctgccatcaagacaaagggtgtctactttgaagaatcaaaaatataaaatatattttgatttgtttaacacttttttggttactacatgattccatatgtgttatttcctagatTGGgggtctttactattattctacaatgtagaaaatagtaaaaataaataaaaacccatgaatgagtaggtgtgtctaaacgtttgactggtactgtatgtactcttTCTTGTTGACCTCCTCTGTTTTCCCTAATCCTGCCCCCCATCCTCGGCCTCCTCCTCCTTGCCCCCTCCTCACCTTGCAGCACCTGGTTGACGAACCTCTTCATCAGGTAGATGGCCTCTGTATCCTCCCTCTCCACAGTTGCAGCTGAGAACCAGCCCCCCTCCGCCACCAGCACAGGCAGGTCCCCATACTCCAGCCTCACCCAGCCCAGCACCCGCCTCATGTCCGGGTACACAGTCTGCCCATAGTGGGCTAGACTCCGGCCCAGACGCAGGTTGTTAGGCCCAAAGGACAGGGAAAAGAAGTCAGCCGTTCCCCGCACCCAGTGCTTCTCCTCTGGGGTGAACTCAGGCAGAAGCCCCCTGTGGGTGGATCTCATGGAAGCTGGGTAGTCCCCATCCCTGAAGATGGGATTGGCGAACCAGCCAAGCACCGCCTCCATAGACTGCTGGCAGAGTTCGATATTGACTGGTGTGGCTTGGCCTCTCTTAGGCTCCATCCAATGGGAACCCAAGACGATGGACACCTTACCATTCTGAGTCGGCCGGAAGTAGGTGTCATAGGTGTGCCACGCTTTGGCATGCGCCTGGAAATGAAAATAAAAATTTTTATAAATCAAATGGAGGTCTGTTACATGCATTGCATTATGGCAGAGACATTACACATACTACAGACATCGGACCTGTACAGTGTGAATATGCACTGGGACAAAGCTGACTATTAATGAAGCCGCAAAACTGTTGCTGTCACAGACTTTGACCCCCAGTGGCTCCTTAAGTGTCCTGTTTACTAATCACAGTACTGCAGCTGTAATAAACCTCTCATGGCAGAAGGTAAACACACTTTTTAACAAGAGGTCAATGACTGCTAATAGCTGCTGAAGGAGCACAGTGAATATTGAATATCACAACATAAAACCATTTGGATTAGTTTAACCTGATTGACTGAATAAAGCACCGCATGTACCACTGAATAAAGCACAGCATGTACCATGGCTATTCCAGTGTTATGTCTTCACTCATTTTCCTTGCAATGTCTTGAACCCAATGAAAGACACAAACATTCACTGACGACATCAGCTGATAAAACCCACAGAAGTACGAAGTTCAGGAACAGGCTGTCTGACTAAACGGGGTCTTAGTCTGTACTGTGGTCTGTTCAACAGACCATTTCACACGAGTCAATCTATCCAAAGGGTTCTAATTTACAACTCAACCCCCTGACCCCCCTCCCAAATGGGTACAAATAATCCATTGCCCTTTGACACAGAACTAGGAAAAACTTTTCTTTCTGAAATCCTAACCATTCCCATTGGAGGGAAAACAATACACTGACCTAAGCTCATCGACTATGGGGCAACTTCATCCTCTGACCCTTAACCCTTGACCCTGCCTTACCTTTATGAGGTTGTGGGCCACATTGAAGGGTGCGGTGGCGTCGCCTGTCTCTCCAGGCGCGTGCACCCCTGTCCCGTACCCCTGGACAGCCACCAGGTAGGGGTTGTGTATGGAGATCCAGTACCTCACACGGCCCCCGTACGTTCGAAAACAGAAGGCAGCGTATGCATCAAACAAACCCACCAGGGTGTCATTCCTCCACCCCCCGTAGTGCTCCTGCAGGGCCTGGGGAAGGTCCCAGTGGAACAGGGTGACCACCGGCTCAATTCCCCTCTCCAGGAGCCTGTCGAGCAGTCTCCCATAGTGCTCCACAGCCACCCTATTGGGCCGACCTGTGGCAACACCGTCGGGGAAGATTCGGggccaggagagggagaaggcgtAGGAGCGCACCCCGAGGTACCCCAGCGCCTCAACGTCCTCCTCCCAGCGGTTGTAGCCGTCACTGGCCGTGTCAGCGACACTTCCGTCACCTCGGTGGGGGGCTGAGTGGGTGAAGTGATCCCAGATTGAGGGGCCTTTACCGTCACAGTCCCAGGCCCCCTCGGTCTGGAAGGCAGAGGTCCCCGTACCCCAGAGGAACCCTGGAGGGAAGGTCCCATGGAAGAAGGACTGGCTCTGGGTGAAGGGCTCTGGGGTGGTTAGCTGCTGCCACTGCCTCCTGCCCTCCCCCAGGGAACATAAATCCCTGCGCCAGACCATCACTGTCAGGAAGAGCGAGAAAAGGTATGTTGCCATATTGGAGTCTGTAGAAGAAGAATGATCCTCTCCAGAGTTTTCCAAAATCCTTCAGAAGAAATAAGCTGGTCTCTGTCTGAGGGGCTGTTTCTGTGTAAGTATCAAGGGTCCGGATGTTCAGAAGGTGAGGGATCCATGATGAAGATTGGAAGATGAAGGGATTGAAGTGAACGAGTACAGGAGACTGAGACGTCTACATGTGGAAGCCAGGAGGTGTGCAGTATCCATCTGACAGGCTAACCTGGTTGgacttccctatctctctctctctacctccctctctcccgccctccttttctctcccctccctctttctgaCACATACCGTACATTGTACACGCACAACCACACTCACAAGCACTGACTCATACACTCAGGAGCACACGCACCCGCACACACCTTTGAGGCAGACGCATGATCATTTTGTCAATGATTAGCTTGAACTCCGATCATCCTCACCTCCATGACTGAGATGTAGCTCccatttactctctctctctccccatctctatctCACAATCACTGTCTCCTGCTAAATCTTATACTCTCCCTATCGCTTTACCCTTCATTTTATTTTCAGCGATCTTACCGTCATATTGGTATCATTACAACCTAATGGATAAAAAGGAACATTTCGGCTTGTTCTTGCAGCTATTCAAACCCAAAATGTCCTGTTTGAGAAATAGCCACAATAAGGTTGAGTTAAGGGTTTAGCTGTGGGGCACATCCACAAGATAAAACCCACATGTCAATTGGATTCATGGAATCAGAGTCAAATAGAATACAGTTTAGCCACGGGGCACAAAGAATACTGGGGAAGAATTGAGCGTTCCCTATGGTTTTATGGCCAAATCAGTCCAAGGCTGGCCTCACTGTTATCCTAGATTTGATTAAAGACGACGACAGATAAAAACAGGCATGATGTTCCTCTTGATCGATCTGATTCACTTCcgcaaattgtgtgtgtgtgtgtgtgtgtgtgtgtgtgtgtgtgtgtgtgtgtgtgtgtgtgtgtgtgtgtgtgtgtgtgtgtgtgtgtgtgtgtgtgtgtgtgtgtgtgtgtgtgtgtgtgtgtgtgtgtgtgtgtgtgtgtgtgtgtgtgtgtgtgtgtgtgtgtgtgtgtgtgtgtgtgtgtgtgtgtgtgtgtgtgtgtgtgtgtgtgtgtgtgtgtgtgtgtgtgtgtgtgtgtgtgtgtgtgtgtgtgtgtgtgtgtgtgtgtgtgtgtgtgtgtgtgtgtgtgcgtgtgttaccTATCTTTGATCTAATCTTaggaaatacaaaaataaaacagaaacaactcctCATCTGCCAAATCCTTAATGTTGTTGTTTGTGTAGCTGTGAAGATGCCAGTTGTTGTAAAGTGGTGGTTGGAGATAGAGCACCTTATCATTAAATGTGTCACAGGCGTTATTAGGTTCGGGTCCATTTAGCTGGAGAATGGATATCCTTCACCTCTACCTGACCTGACATCAGCATGGTTGCAATGATACagcacaaatgtaggcctaccctCCGAAAAGCACTGCACTGCCTGGACTAAAATTGATCAAGTATATCAAACAGGAGATCAGTGATGGTATACGGTGGGATACATCTTGGGATGCTAGGCTGAAGCTATCAGTTCCAATTAGTGACTTTACCACTGCTGAATATGGGATGAAAATATGCATTATGGTGCACTCTCTTGGAGAAGCACATGAATCCATGCGTCAAAGGGTGAGAGCAGCTCACTGTAAAGTCAGCAACGCGCCGGTCCCATGGAGGAGTGAAGTGGGAGTGTTTAGAAGCACACTGTGAACGTGGCAAGGGGTCAGACTTGAAAGCTCTCATTTTTACAAAGGGGGGGTTCAGCCAGGATTTGAACCCTGGACCGCTCGCACCCAAAGAAATAACCATACTCCTAGACCAGCAAGCCCTGTCGTTGAAAATGTGTAATTGGTGGCTATTCAAATACCCAAGCTTTTCTCGATCAAGATCAGCAGGGCTCATTGGTCTAGGGCATGATTCCCCAACTAGCGGCCCGAATTTGGCCTGCGGCTGGCTTTATTTTcccccccccaagttttctgagcaaattattattacttttttttttaatagaaTTACATTTTTGGACATAGAAGACTGTaacaacaccaggaaatcagctccaactggttttaattttggaaatctgttcccatgTATTCCCCAACGCATAACAGAGAGACGTGATCGTTTACAAATAATAATGATTTAGAATAATTTGATTTATATAGCGCTTTTCCACCAATAGAGGTACTCAAAGCACTTTACATAGTAGAGGGAAACTCACCTCAATCCCCATCAATGTACAGCACCCACCTCAGTGAGGCACGGCGACCATTTTTGTGCCAGAACTCTCACCACATATCAGCTatcaggtggagaggtgaggagtgatattTGACAATTAGGAATGAGGgtgatgattaggtggccatgatggaatgTGGCCAGGTTTGGAATTTAGCCATGACACCGGGGTGAACAccactactcttacgataagtgccatgggattttGAATGAgcacagagtcaggacacccgttttaacGTCCTATCCGACAGCACCCCacgcagggcaatgtccccaaatgtaatcaaggtttgaaatgattacgttttagtcaaatattatatatttCTGGGCTTCTTGCAGTGGGTTTGCAGTCTAaaaatatatctttttttattttcagCCACTCGACCATTTGCTCAAGAAAGAATTAGCCGGCGTAACCAATGTCTTATGCAGTTGTTATATCCTCCAACACTACCCATTTTTGTAAATCAATATAACAATAAGTTAGATCTACCTTAAAATGAGCTATGTAATATTCTTATAATGAAGCCATACATTGAGTAATCTATTATCATAGCCACTAGCTGTGCCAAATTCACAGATATGTGGCCAAACTTAATTTCCTGTCAAGCACTCAATTCCTTGCCCATCACTGTGAATAAAAAGGGAAGTGAGAAAGAGATGTGAGTGAAGAAGGAACAGAAGTTGCCTGCGCATTTGAAAGGCCTGGTTTCACATGTCTGTTTCCCCTCTGCTCAACATTTGCTGTAAGctcagagagagggttagagtgAGCGTGATAAGGTGATAGGACGAGTGTGAATGAGAGAAATCGCAAAGGTAAAGAGAGATTTATCTGAAAGTGAGAGACGAACTGACTGTGACTGACTCAACATTATCTCAACAAACGCATCACTTGAAAAGCCATAGGATACTGAAAAAACAGGTCGGTCTGCTTTTTCCCCCCTctttctgtgtgcgtgtgtgttgcagACTTGTTTTTAAGACATTTGTGAGTTTCCGTACTGTATTATAAACCAAAATGTGTCTATTTAAGAGTCTATAATAAAACAAGGAagcccctttttttttttttacgaataCCCTAAGTACACTGCAAGTTGAATAACATTCATATCGAAAACAGGAACCAAAACCTTTATTCACATTCTAATGGAAGCCTATTGATTTATTATGATTCACagcacacatgacacacaatattATAACTACCTCTTTTACACAAACATTGTTTGTTACATTTTCTCTTGTCCCTCAACAGAGATGAGGGCTGTGGCAGTCACCCTCTGGGCCGTGGCTGCGTTAATGGAAGTCCATCAGAGCACCCCCTCCTCCTCAGAAATCCATACCATTATTGTCAACCTCTCCTCCAAAAACATATCCTCTGTTCCCAGAAACCTACCTCCATGCACCGAAGCCCTGGACCTCTCCCAGAACAACATACACAAACTTGGCCATGAGGATTTCCAAGTCACAACTCACCTGAGATTCCTCAACTTGTCTTGGAATGTCTTGGAGGATATCGATCCGGAGACGTTTCATCCCACTCCGCTCCTGGAGAGTCTGGACCTCTCACACAACCAGCTCCAGAACTTATCTGATCAACGGTACTTGCTGTTAGCGCTGAACCTCAGAGACCTAGATCTGACCTTTAACATGTTCCACACCATGACCCTGGGGGTGGAGTTCCACAGCCTGACGAAGCTGGAGAGACTGGGGCTCGGAGCAAAAATCATCAGGGTGGAGGATTTCATCAACATCACTGACGTACACCTGCAAACTTTGACCCTTCGTCTGGAGAATCTCACTGCCTATGAGAGCGGCAGCCTGAGTGACGTCCAGGCGGAGAAGGTCAGCATCGGCCTGACGAACAAACCCACCGATCGAAATCTGATCGCAGACGCCCTGTTGATGTTCGACGAGGTTGAGCTGATGGGTATGAACATATATGGCTACCCCGGTTACCTGGTGGAACTTGTGAAGGAGAGAAGGGCAATCAACACCACACATCTTTACCTGACAAATATGGCCATCACCTGGAAGCACCTGACAAACACCATAAACGCTGTGTTCGAATCCCCCATCATCCACCTGAGCACTTCAGACGTGGCCATCCACATTCCACCTCTTAGTGACACCCCAGGAAGAAACACGTCCCACACTAAATCCTTCTCTGCCAGGCGAGCGGGGGTGGTTAGCTTTTTCTTCTCCCTGGAAGTCCTCTGTAACTTCTTCGTGAACATGCCGGTGGAGCGCCTGGCGATAACTGAGACATCCATCATACACATGACCTGCCCCAAGTCGCCCAGTGGGATACTGCAGCTAGACTTCTCAGATTGTGCCTTGACTGATACGGTCTTCTCCAGAGTAGAACAGCAAATCATTGTAGAGTGTACAACCCTGAATAAAGTAAACATCCTGGTTCTGAGAGGGAACAACCTCAGGTGCCTTCAAACCCTGAGCAAGAGGGTCCAGAACATGATCTCTCTGCGTCACCTGGACCTCAGCCTCAACTCGTTGGTTTACAGCGGCCAGGAATGCCACTGGCCACCGAACATTATCCACCTGAACCTATCTTCCAATGGGCTGAGTGAGTCTGTATTTAGCTGCCTGCCGAATGGCACCGTCAGCCTGGACCTCCAGAACAACCAGATCTTCACTGTACCAGAGACCCTGCTGGCCCTGGACTCCCTCCTGGCCCTGGACCTGAGTGCCAACCGGCTGAGGGACCTCCCGGTGTGCGCTGGATTCCCACACCTTAAGTATCTCCTTCTCAGGGAAAACTCCCTCCATGCCCCATCTGTGAGCGTTCTGAAGACTTGCCCTGTTCTACAGGCTCTAGATGCCAGCCGAAACCCCTTCACCTGTACGTGTGGCCTGAGGGGCTTCAGGGATCTGGGTGCTGGGACTGGCCTGGGCAGCGGACATCCTGCAATCCAACTTCTCCACTGGCCAGGAGCCTATCGCTGCAGCTATCCTGAAGCCTGGAGGAACTCCACACTGGAGGGCTTCCAGATCCCTGAGATCTCTTGCAATGTCGGCCTGCTGGCAACGGCCATCTTGTGCCCGGCAGTGGCTGTTATCATTGTTATGGTGACTCTGTGCCACCACCTGGACGTTCCGTGGTACCTGGGCATGATCTGGCAGTGGACCCGGGCAAAGGACCGTGCCAGGACCCAGCAGGTCCGGCCCGAGGAACTGGAGGGGGTTGTGTTCCACGCCTTTGTGTCCTACAGCCAGCATGATGCAGACTGGGTCAAGGGCCAGCTCTTGCCCAATCTGGAAGGCTCCGGCAGGGGCCTCCACATCTGCCGCCATGAGAGGGACTTCGTCCCGGGGAAGACGATCGTGGAGAACATCATCCAATGCGTGGAGAGGAGCCGGCGCTGTGTGTTCGTCCTCTCTCGCCACTTCGTCCGGAGCGAGTGGTGCCACTATGAGCTGTACTTTGCCAGCCACCAGCGGTTGACCCGAGGGTCTGACAGTGTGATCCTGGTGCTCCTGGAGCCTCTGCCTCAGTACATGATCCCCTCCAAGTACTATCAGCTAAAGGCCATGATGGGCAGACACACCTATCTGGAGTGGCCCCAGGACAGGAGCAAGCACAGGCTGTTCTGGGCCAATCTCAGGGCTGCACTGCAGGCTGACCTGCCCACTGCACCTGTACGAGACGACATGgat of Salvelinus alpinus chromosome 4, SLU_Salpinus.1, whole genome shotgun sequence contains these proteins:
- the LOC139574192 gene encoding toll-like receptor 6, whose protein sequence is MRAVAVTLWAVAALMEVHQSTPSSSEIHTIIVNLSSKNISSVPRNLPPCTEALDLSQNNIHKLGHEDFQVTTHLRFLNLSWNVLEDIDPETFHPTPLLESLDLSHNQLQNLSDQRYLLLALNLRDLDLTFNMFHTMTLGVEFHSLTKLERLGLGAKIIRVEDFINITDVHLQTLTLRLENLTAYESGSLSDVQAEKVSIGLTNKPTDRNLIADALLMFDEVELMGMNIYGYPGYLVELVKERRAINTTHLYLTNMAITWKHLTNTINAVFESPIIHLSTSDVAIHIPPLSDTPGRNTSHTKSFSARRAGVVSFFFSLEVLCNFFVNMPVERLAITETSIIHMTCPKSPSGILQLDFSDCALTDTVFSRVEQQIIVECTTLNKVNILVLRGNNLRCLQTLSKRVQNMISLRHLDLSLNSLVYSGQECHWPPNIIHLNLSSNGLSESVFSCLPNGTVSLDLQNNQIFTVPETLLALDSLLALDLSANRLRDLPVCAGFPHLKYLLLRENSLHAPSVSVLKTCPVLQALDASRNPFTCTCGLRGFRDLGAGTGLGSGHPAIQLLHWPGAYRCSYPEAWRNSTLEGFQIPEISCNVGLLATAILCPAVAVIIVMVTLCHHLDVPWYLGMIWQWTRAKDRARTQQVRPEELEGVVFHAFVSYSQHDADWVKGQLLPNLEGSGRGLHICRHERDFVPGKTIVENIIQCVERSRRCVFVLSRHFVRSEWCHYELYFASHQRLTRGSDSVILVLLEPLPQYMIPSKYYQLKAMMGRHTYLEWPQDRSKHRLFWANLRAALQADLPTAPVRDDMDE